The DNA sequence CAGGTGCAGGCCCTGGTGGACCAGGAGGAGTCCACACTGCATATTCTCAATCAGGTCGGCCTGGTTCTGGGCTGGCTCAGCTCTTTTGGGATGTGCGTCGTCGCCAACTTTCAGGCATGTTCCACCCTCCCTGCTGTACAAATACACATGCCTCTCCTCTTGTGACATCACTGGTTATGCCCCGCCTCGTATCATGTAAATATGGGGTACTATCGCTGCCTGTCAACATTGTTATGATGATTTAACTGGCTTGCTTATTCTTTTGTTCATCAGTATAATTGGTGGAATGTTGGATGTGTCTACTCTCCACACTGCTTCCCAGTGACActgctctcctctcctctccctgTCGATTACAGAAAACCACTTTGTTTTCCATGCACTTGGTGGGGGCAGTGTTGACCTTTGGCATTGGGGCGCTCTACATCCTGGTGCAGACGCTGCTGTCTTACCGCATGCAGCCACGGCTGCACGGGAAGGGGATCTTCTGGGTGCGGCTGGTAGTGGGAATCTGGACCATCACCAGCATCATCAGCAGTATCTGCAGCAGTGTGCCATGTGATGAGTcaaactggtggggggggggtggggggggtatggAGGAAGCGGGACGGTCAGGTTCAATGTTGCTATGGTCCTTGACTTCTGACCTTTGCCAGTGTTCGTGTCATCGGTCATCATGTACAGCAGTTTGCCTGGAGTGAACGTCGAGAAAAAGCTGCACTGGATTCCAGGGGAAacagtgagtgtgtatgtgtgtgtgtgcttgctgCTGTGTACACCTCATTGTTTTCCCTATAAATAATTTATACTGGATTTACTTTGGGTAAGGTATGGACTTTCTCTCTGGTACAGCTGCAGGCCACACCAGTCTCTTGTAGTCTCTAGTGTGTATGGTGTATAATGTCTCTTGTATTGTAACCTCATCTACTTTTTAATCTAGTTCCTGAACCTTTGTGCCaaagtgtatgagtgtatgtcTGTTCCTGCGACAGTAGCAGCCCACTCTCTCTGACCGACAGGGTTATACTCCTCACATCGTCAGCACCATCTCTGAGTGGTCCTTGGCATTCTCCTTTATCAGCTTCTTCCTCACCTACATCCGAGACTTTCAGGTAAGAGGGGCAAGGGCAGGGCCAGAGTGGTCGTATGGCAATGGCCCCTGTTGTTAATCCTGGGGAAACAATGCATGAATTAGGCACTCAAAATGATCCTCTTCCTGGCTTTGGTGAGCCATTGGCTTGGTAGCTTCATCACATGATTGTGGTGTCAGTCAGGTCTCACATAATGGACGTTTTGTAGTGGGATTGTGGGTGAAAAAAAAGGAGATGAAATCGTGCTCAAGTCCAGATGTGTAAATGGGATAAACGGGAAACTTTGAGCTGTACATCAGCCACTTAAGAATAATTAGATTGTTTCCAGAATATCGGTTTCCAGACCCTCATGTCCCCCTTGTGGGAGCAGAGTTAACTGGTGAGACAGTAGCTGATGGTCAGCAATTAAAAGGGTCAGATTACAACAGAGATCAAACTTTATTTCTAGAAAATTACACTGCGGGCGGAAGCAACCCTGCTTAGCCTCCACCTGCATGACACCCCACACTACGACGACCTGAGCCATGGGGAACGATCGCCACTGCTTGCCGGCAGCATGTGAGAACATCGCTCCCTAGTGGTGTGGAGGTCCTGCACTGGGGACCCATTTTAAGCCTATGGGCATCATCAGAAGAGGCTGTAAAAATCCTCCTGGACTTCATGACAGTGTTACATGTGGCCTGACAAAAGTTGATATAAGATcctgatttattatttttctttttacttgATTTTAGGAAAATCACAGCAACTTAAAGATCTAGCTTGAAAAATTAATCAAATAGTACATACCCTATAGcaatgtttctcaacctggtccttgCTCAGTGTGGAcagtctggcagagagctgggaataagcaaaaatgtggaccatctgggagggagcaaaaatgtggacagcctgagagggagcaaaaaatgtggattgtctagGGATCCCAGAGGACTGGTataggaaacactgctctatagCATTAAATACATCTGACAAACTCATTTGTGTGCTAACAGACCGGACCCAGCAGTTCACTCATTTCCCATCACACTCTACACCAGGCTGCTGTTTattggtcatgtgacctgggggtgggggtgttccacaaagcagtatttctgaaatatctgggttaacttaaggtagaagtcatgattgtaaAATAGAAatttaggtaaggagcattcctattggacaattctatcttaaattatcTAGCTATTTGAGAAATCCTGTTTATGGGGAATTTGTTTAACCTGACATGAACCACAAGCAGGCTTATTGCAAGAAGTCACATGGGGTTGTGCGTATGGAGTGACACGATTGCTAAATGCTGTTCTCTGTTGAAGTTTCAGTCTTTGGGTTCTTTAGTTCCTTCTATCTTGAATATGCTAGGATTTTTGCTGCAGTTCTGAAATCTTGCATCTTTCTGGAGAAGTTTTTGGAGCACAAAGCTACTGACAGACCGTTGTGTTGAAAGTCCTTGACCTTTGAACCTTATTAGTTTTTGTGTCAAATTCGCAGACACCTTTTTTTGTGATCGGTTGTTACAACTGTTACACAAGGATGGGGAGGCAACGGCAGAACAGTTCATAAATGTCATAGAAGAGGATAACAAAGTGAATACTGTGAAAGAGCAGCcgcagatttgcattctgtgATTTCTTAGCTGCGGTTTCTGTCGTATCCCATAATTCCAGCCATTTTCTTCTCCACAACCGCACTCATTGAACATGAGAGGAGCTCAAACGCCTCTTCTTCTACTGCATGTTTCACTTTATCTGTCGAGTGTTTGTGCCTTGGAACGAAAAGTGAGATGTAAGAGATCTTGTGAGAGGTTTCTGGGACTCAGGTGCAAGCTTCTATTCCAGTGAACTCAACACTGCGTTTAAACTGAGATACATGCCGCCCCCAGGTTAAGTCTGTTTTTAAATCGAATTTGTAGGTAAATCAGAACAATATTGTATGCGGTTAAAATTGTATAGTATTAATAACTACATAcggtacagtactgtacctcactgttactgtactgtactgtgccGACGAACCACTGATGCCATGCAATGTTTTCACAAGTATCTCAAAGTACTGCACAAATTTTTAATATaacaggctttatggcagtccatTCATAAGTACGAGTTGTCTGTCCCATTGAAACAGATACTCATTCACCACACAGCGCTGTAGTGGCACATCTCAGTACAAGTATCAGCTCCTCCATGATGTTCAAGCTATCTTCTACCAGGATGAGGATTCTGGTCTGAAAGAACAGCAGCTACTGCCCTGTCTTTGTTCAGGTAGTTTCTTGATGATGTCCAAGAATTGAATTCCACCTTGTTATCAGAGTTAACAAGTTTGTGCTCAAGCAAGTGTCGACGCAGCCATTTCAAGGCGGTTGTGGCGACTGTGTAATGATGGAAATGCGAAACAGGACGGCTGGCAGAACCGACCACATGACTGAAACTTTAGCTTAAACCCATCAGTCATGACAAGTCACAAAACAAGCATGCGAGTCCCATTCGAGTTGGCTGCGGTTAGCCAAGACAGTATCGCTTGCGTTGTCATACACATATGCTGTGGCTTTACCGTTTAATGCCTACCGCTGAGTACCTGTAGAAGGCCATTGGCTAGGTCTTCAGCGGTATGCCTCTCTGGCTTTGCCCTCGTTTGTGTAACCGCATTTCTCATTCCCCAATTGACATTATAATGGCTTGTAATGGTGACATGATTCAGTAGTGAGTGCAGTCCATAAATCGGTAGCCAGAGATTTTTAACATTTGACAGCTGATTGGAGCTGAGCAGCGCTATCCTCGTATAATTTCTTGAGTCTTTAGGTTTTAGTTCTTAAGGATGGAACTGTGAATCCAGGTTTGAGAAATAGCATTACATTTCTTTGCCTTCCACAAAGCTGACTAGAAGCAGATGCTTTGCAACCAATTTGTGTGATAAGGGTAGGTGTTTGCTCTGCACGTGTGTGGAATCACAGTGACAGGGCCTGGGGACAAAGCCGCCCTTTCACTGCTGAATACTGTTAGGAGGCTTTATGGAGCATGGTTTTGGGGAAACAGTTATTTACCACTTTTGAACAACAGATTTAGCACTGTAGAACTGTCACATCATGCCCTGACAATAGTGATCAATACAGCTTATTTTCGTGGTTTAATTTTTGGGGACAGCATAATGCCTTACACATAGCCTACATTGCCCCCTGGTGTACTGGGTGTGTTTACATTGAGCTTCAGAAAGAACGGATAAACCAGAACTAATTATATTGCTGGTAAATATTTTCAAATATTAAGACTGATTTTATACAAAACgttctttaatatccaagttaacaGTGCCGACACATCCCTTATTTATAACCAGCTCCTAAGTCACTGAATCACATGTACCACTAGAGGGCACCAGAGTTAATAGCAAAACATCAAGTTTTGGGGTACTGGTTCTTCTGTAACTGGTGCAGGCAGAAACAGTAGTTGCTTACAAAGAGGGCTTGATCTTCTTCCACACAGAAAAACTGACATGTCAACAGCTGCAACGTACCTTGATTACAGACTTACCTCAGATTTACTTCAGAATGACAAGTTATTCTTAAAAAGATAAATTTAGTAGTTCTTCAAATAAAATGTTTCTCTGATTACAATACTGGCATACTGAATTTTGTATTGGATATTCATCTGTCATTTTTATCATCTATTATACCATTTTGTTTGTTGACTGTACCATTTGTTAAAATAaacttttacttttttaaaataaactgacTGCAAATTATTTTAACCACTATAAGCATTTACTCTCACCACAGATTGCAATATTCCTGCAGTTACTGAATCAGAAAAGCAGGAGGGACATTCAGGAAATTTCATGCATGGCGTACTGTGTGGGATGGGGGCacattaagcccccccccccccccatttgatcTCTGTACCCTATCAGCCCATGTCTGGTTAAACCCGGAGTTACTGTACTGGTAGCCCACATGTTTAGTGGTTGAACAAAAACTGACAAACACAGCACAGTTTATGTTGCTGATCACGTGGTCAAGCTAGCATCCTTACTGTTTTAGCGCTTATGTTTATAACTTCAAACGAAAAGCACCATTTGGATTGTCAGACACAAGCGCACGCACTCAGCTGAGCAGCGTATAGCGTTACCAGAGATCAGCAGGAAGTGAACCCGAGAACAGGCACCCTGGCACGTCCTATCACTGCAGGCATCAGCAAGCTGCGGCCGGCTTTTAACGAAAACAAACCAATATGCACACCCAAACAGCACAGGCAAGATACCACAGGCAACTAGTTGACGTTTACTCTATAAGCAAACTTTAACAAATTGAATTCATTTTTAAGCTTCCcagccaaaacaaaaaaaaaagttttaaaagcATTCTGTGAAATACCTAGTTCTGTGAATGACAGAAGTCATCGACTGCCAACCTAAGGAAATGATGTGCACCAAGTATGCACACCTGGGGCCTGCATCAAGAAGCTTGATTTCTTGCTCATCTGGAAGAttcgtcagatttaaggtactacagtttaaatggacttaaaATCTTAATTTGCTTGTGTTCAGCCCAGaccaccttaaatctgacaggtTATCCAGCTACGCGAGAAATCTAGCTTCGTGATAACAGACCGTCTGTGGTGGGTGATTGCTTCCCACTTCCTGTTCTATCAACTGACTGCTAAGAACATCCTGGTGATACCTTACACTATATGACGTACAACACACAGAACCCTAAAGCAAAACAATATCAACTTTATTTGTAACTGAATACATCCTCAAGTATAAAAATAGATCAGGGTAGCTGCAGAGCATCAAAACTACCCACCAAACACTGAAACTGTGGCATTTTACTATTTAAAAACAGTACATTATTTACAGAACATGGATACTTAAGACGGGTGGAAAAGTTCCAGTTTAATtctcattttttcatcttttctttctttctgctTTCCTGATATTCAGCCACCTTTTTGTGGAAAAATCCTATAATAAGGAGGACAAGGAAGAAAGTTAATtagaccagcggttaaacatTGAGCTTCACTGAAAAGACTAATTTGCCAGAAAAAATCAACAATGGCCCTTTGATTGCTGATGAACAGGCTTCAGAAGTCACCATTAAAATGACGATTACTTTAGTGTCTGGTGTTGACATGACAGTGGCAGGTAAACACTTCCAATTTACCCTCCATTTTCCACCGGTCTGCCAACTGAAAAACGGGCAGACAGATGTATCAAGAAGACCCAGAGTCTCATGCCTGACATGGTCAGCAAGCATGGAATATCTGCTGAAGAGGTGGGGGTGTGACCCGGATCCTTGAACGGGGACTCTAACCTTCCTGCGAGGCTGGCTGCCGCTCCACGTTCTGGATGAACAAGTCGAACATCTGCGTCTTGACAAACCTTTCGACGAATGTGCGGGTGCTGCGTGAATCCACCCCCCTGCAGAAGCCCTGCCTGTCAAAGGTCGCCGGCTGGCCGTTCCTAGGACGCCTGATGAACTTGCCGAAGTGGCCGACTGTCTTCACGAAAAAGAGCAGGAAGGCACTGGACACCACGCCATTCAGCTCCTCCAGCGCTGCCCGGACACAACATGGCTGTTAATGCGATGTGTACTGTATACCTCACTAATTTAAAATGAGCAAGCCACTCTTACAGATGGAACTTTAAACGACTAAAAAGCTGTCAGCTGAACAGACATTGGAGCAGCTAGCATGTACCAACCAACACTGCACACCAGATCCTTCTTTGCTGTCAGTGTGAGCTTTTACAAATGAAAGATGGAGCTATTGGGGCTACAACCTAGGCTCAGGTATGGGGAGGAAATGTTCATGTGGCTTCTGCACATCTgtgatgtaactgacacaaaaaGTGTTACACACTCGAATCGTTCCTCCTATGGCTTAAGGCCTCCATAATCTCATCCCGTAGCTTTGGAGGTAGGATGTCCTGCTCGTCCTCGTTCTGTTAATGGGAAACAGGAGTGACGGTCAGAGCGCGTTGTCTTGTAGCGAAAGGACGAGCCGAGGAACTGCAGGCTTACGCTGGAAATTAACGTCTCCGGAGATCCCTCGGACAAGTccaccagcagcagctgcagaagGGGAAGACGCAGAAGGAAATGTTGGCCGAGCGAGTTTGGATGACGCGCCTCAAAAGCTACTACAGGATCGCTGAACTGAAAAACCACCCCGGTTTCAACTGTGTCTACCAAAAGCATGAAGTCACCCGCTGTAGAATCACAACTGTATGAAGCGGAGGACAGAGTTGACAGTGCCACAGTGTTAGCCAGGGACCTGCTCTGAAAGGCGTCTAAGACGTCGTCTTTGTGCACGAAGCTAGCTAAGGACCGAAAACTTACAAACTGAAGGCTGCAGCCTTGTCAAAAAGAACCCATAGTCGGATACAAAATACTTCAGTAAAATCTTCAACCGTTTCAGCAATAACATTATGTAGCTTCATATCATTGTGCAGTGAAACTGCATAATCCAGACATTACATAAGGCGATCGCACTGGTCAATATTCCACCGACTGCCTTGTTGTATGCAAGACAACAAGAGCTATGAAACTACCTATATGGAGAAATTCTCTTGCATACAGCAGCAAGGTACATAAAACGTCCAGATACAACCATACTGAAAAACCTGTTCACTGCCTGGGCAAAGAGGGAAAGCTTAGAATATTGCTGTcgactccatccatccaatgaCCTTTCCTGTAGCCATCCAGCTCCTTCATAAACTCACCTAACATTTCAATAATCCAATCAGGCAGGTGCAATCCATTCACCCAGGCACGGTTACCCTCTTTCCTTGTTTGACATTCTTCTCCATTGCTGTATCAGTAAATTTGCAGTACAGTGAACAATTGATTCCGTTTACGTTCTGTTCTGCATTTGTGAAACCTCAGAGCATACCCTTCCCCTTGCACTTTCCCATCATTCGTGCACGCTGTTTAAAAATGCCTTTGCACCATATTTTCTGTGAATTAGTCATTTCTGTTGTGTTCTTTAGTTATGCGTACATTGCACGGTGGGGGATTTCTCCTACATGCCATAATTTCCTGTCCATCATGCTTGGCACCAAACCACAACTAGTTCTGATATGTACGTACATACTGGCAATGAAGTGTTCGGAGTATTGAGTTCAGATCCAGTGCAAAACAAAGTGCAAAAACAGCACACAACCGTGCAAATAATAAAAAGCACATACTGGTCTTCCTCATGTTACTCAGTCCCATAACCAGTGGACACGAAGGTCACTCACGTCGTTCTGGTCTGAGACGAGATCCAGCATGCACTTCTGCACACCAAGCAGGTAGGGCGTGGGGGCCATGACAACGTCGATGAGGATCTCTGGGACGATAGAGATGAAGGTATGCTGCCAGCTGAA is a window from the Brienomyrus brachyistius isolate T26 chromosome 8, BBRACH_0.4, whole genome shotgun sequence genome containing:
- the LOC125748094 gene encoding DNA damage-regulated autophagy modulator protein 2-like; the encoded protein is MGMWWFQQGMCALPTALVLWTSATFIFAYITAVVLNHVDPLVPYISDTGTVAPERCVFGIMLDISSFLGIATIYVRYKQVQALVDQEESTLHILNQVGLVLGWLSSFGMCVVANFQKTTLFSMHLVGAVLTFGIGALYILVQTLLSYRMQPRLHGKGIFWVRLVVGIWTITSIISMFVSSVIMYSSLPGVNVEKKLHWIPGETGYTPHIVSTISEWSLAFSFISFFLTYIRDFQKITLRAEATLLSLHLHDTPHYDDLSHGERSPLLAGSM